GGGCATAGGTCGTGTGGGGCGGGCCACCGTGATGGGAGGCATCTGATCGCGGTTTTTAAAGGGATCACAGCCATGATCTGGCAGTGATCAAAAGCTAACTTAATTTTACACCAGGCGCTATAGAAGAGGTGATATAAATGGTTTCCACAGAGCAGCTGATCAATGACTGCGTGTTGTTTCAGTCAGTTACGCCGGAGGAAATGGACGAATTGCTCGACCAGGCTGAGACAGAGGATTTTCCGGAAGGAGTCCGCATTCTGGATGAAGGCAATTCGACACGTTATCTCTGGATCATTCAGCGCGGTACCTGCGAGGTTCGCAAGCAGCTTTCCAACGGAGATGAACAGACATTGACCGAGTTGGGGCCCCTGTCCATTTTTGGTGAAATGTCCTTTTTCAAACCGGCTCCGCATTCGGCGAGCGTGGTGGCGACTTCCGATGTGTCCATCGTGCGGATTCCCTGGAAGAACTTCGATCAACTGCTGAAAGCGGGAGTCAGCGGGGCGCAGAAAGTCGTTTATAATACCGTGAGAATCATGTCTGACCGGTTAAGGACTATGG
This is a stretch of genomic DNA from Gimesia sp.. It encodes these proteins:
- a CDS encoding cyclic nucleotide-binding domain-containing protein encodes the protein MVSTEQLINDCVLFQSVTPEEMDELLDQAETEDFPEGVRILDEGNSTRYLWIIQRGTCEVRKQLSNGDEQTLTELGPLSIFGEMSFFKPAPHSASVVATSDVSIVRIPWKNFDQLLKAGVSGAQKVVYNTVRIMSDRLRTMDKWSAEMVESCGTKTKNAEWHEFRSKLYSDWQF